A part of Vigna radiata var. radiata cultivar VC1973A chromosome 11, Vradiata_ver6, whole genome shotgun sequence genomic DNA contains:
- the LOC106777753 gene encoding putative transferase At4g12130, mitochondrial: MNRVALPKYLAHRCRGIHLTTWKRFGNRCESQVQGVGPLGSLLKSRSVIRFRGPDTLKFLQGLLTNDVRRLGDPIGDKTENLPTPNVPATSIPPIYAALLTPQGRFLYDLFLYKPPTRDTKLDNTGSAPESNSDEPFHLFADVDASVLDELLQTFNKYRLRSKVDIDDVSSDFSCWQRYGEDPEAASVGWGAGVDSTAVSSSHGSDNGWQWFKDPRLTSLGFRGIFPSNIIPPLIEVDKETDEQNFLMWRIEKGVTEGSTEIPKGEAVPLEYNLAGLNAISFDKGCYVGQELIARTHHRGVIRKRIVPLRFLDNYGKELVSEVIPGSEVINTTSGKKAGIVTTVLGCRGLGLLRLEEALKGSNALSIQGQEDVKVVASRPDWWPSEWLQDHGQHAAFA; the protein is encoded by the exons ATGAATCGTGTAGCATTGCCCAAATACCTTGCCCACCGTTGCAGAGGCATTCACCTCACAACTTGGAAGAGGTTTGGTAATCGTTGCGAAAGTCAGGTCCAAGGTGTCGGGCCCCTGGGCTCTCTTCTCAAGTCCCGTTCCGTTATACGGTTCCGCGGGCCTGACACCCTCAAGTTCCTACAGGGCCTCCTTACCAACGATGTACGGAGGTTGGGTGACCCCATTGGTGACAAAACTGAAAACTTGCCCACGCCGAACGTACCTGCTACGTCGATTCCTCCTATATATGCTGCCTTATTGACCCCTCAAGGGAGATTCCTCTACGACCTCTTTCTCTATAAGCCTCCCACGAGGGACACCAAGCTCGATAACACCGGCTCTGCTCCAGAGTCCAACTCCGATGAACCCTTTCATTTGTTTGCTGACGTGGATGCTTCTGTGTTGGATGAATTGTTGCAAACCTTCAACAA ATACCGGTTGAGGTCAAAGGTTGACATTGATGATGTTTCAAGTGATTTCTCATGCTGGCAGCGTTATGGTGAAGATCCAGAAGCAGCCTCTGTTGGCTGGGGTGCTGGTGTGGATAGTACTGCAGTGTCATCTTCGCATGGGAGTGATAATGGGTGGCAATGGTTCAAGGATCCCAGATTGACCTCTCTTGGTTTCAGAGGGATCTTTCCATCGAATATAATTC CCCCTCTCATTGAGGTTGACAAAGAGACCGATGAACAGAATTTCCTTATGTGGAGAATAGAGAAGGGTGTGACTGAAGGATCAACCGAGATTCCAAAAG GTGAGGCGGTACCGCTGGAGTATAATCTTGCAGGCCTTAATGCAATTAGCTTTGATAAAGGTTGCTATGTTGGCCAAGAACTCATTGCTCGTACACATCACAGGGGGGTGATTCGGAAGCGGATAGTTCCTCTAAGGTTTCTGGACAACTATGGGAAAG AGTTAGTAAGCGAAGTCATTCCAGGCTCAGAAGTAATAAACACAACATCCGGTAAAAAAGCTGGTATAGTGACAACTGTCCTAGGATGTCGTGGTCTGGGGCTCTTGCGATTAGAGGAAGCTTTAAAGGGGTCCAATGCCTTGTCCATTCAGGGACAAGAGGATGTGAAGGTTGTCGCTAGTAGACCAGATTGGTGGCCTTCTGAATGGCTTCAAGATCATGGACAGCACGCTGCTTTTGCCTAG
- the LOC106777752 gene encoding LRR receptor kinase BAK1-like codes for MEITRLLSLFLLISFLIPRMVLGTAELRALMELKSSLDPDGKILASWISDGDPCSGLFEGVACNQNQKVANISLQGKGLSGWLSPALAELKCLSGLYLHYNNLSGEIPPHISNLTDLADLYLDVNSLSGTIPPELGNMASLQVLQLGDNQLVGNIPTQMGSLKQLSTLALQYNKLTGQIPLSLGTLEKLRRLNLSFNNFNGTVPATLAHLEHLEVLDVQNNSLSGIVPSALKKLGEGFQGANNPGLCGVEFSTLRACNKDQNLNVNHIDTLDRDQPKKALPEPANVQLHCDHTHCSKSRFPQIVITAGVIAVSLTFVCAGFLTFFRYRRQKQRISNTSSSSSQGKLGPYQPKELYTKSPSALVNIEYYSGWDHLSNGQNADAGGLLNDYLSQFRFNVDEVESATQYFSEASLLGKSKFSAVYKGVIRDGSLVAIRSISVTCCKTEEAEFVKGLNLLTSLRHENLVRLRGFCCSRSRGECFLIYDFATMGNLSRYLDLEDGSDHVLEWSKRVSIINGIAKGIGYLHSNDASKPTIVHQNISVENILLDHQFNPLIMDAGLPKLLADDVVFSALKVSAAMGYLAPEYITTGRFTEKSDIYAFGVIILQVLSGKTTIGSSIRTAVESFRFDDSVDANLRGTYSKSEAATLSKLAIQCTHESPDQRPTVVDVIQELSVSSAHL; via the exons ATGGAAATTACTCGCCTTCTTTCTCTGTTTCTTCTGATTTCGTTTCTCATTCCTCGTATGGTTCTTGGAACTGCCGAGCTTAGAGCTCTGATGGAGTTGAAGTCCTCTCTGGACCCAGATGGCAAGATCCTAGCTTCGTGGATCAGTGACGGTGATCCATGCAGTGGCTTGTTCGAAGGGGTTGCGTGCAACCAGAACCAGAAAGTGGCCAACATCTCCTTGCAGGGAAAGGGTCTTTCGGGCTGGCTATCTCCAGCACTGGCTGAACTCAAATGCTTGTCAGGTTTATACTTGCATTATAACAACCTTTCTGGTGAGATACCCCCACACATTTCAAATCTCACTGATCTGGCTGATCTCTATCTCGACGTGAATAGTTTATCTGGAACTATTCCTCCTGAGCTCGGCAACATGGCTAGTCTCCAAG tgcTGCAGTTGGGTGATAACCAGTTGGTGGGGAATATACCGACACAGATGGGTTCGTTAAAGCAGCTTAGTACTCTTGCTTTGCAATATAACAAGTTAACTGGTCAAATTCCCCTTAGCTTGGGGACGCTAGAGAAGTTAAGAAGGCTAAATTTGAGCTTCAACAACTTTAATGGTACTGTTCCGGCAACACTAGCACATCTTGAACATTTGGAAGTTCTAGACGTTCAGAATAATTCTTTATCAGGAATCGTTCCTTCGG catTGAAGAAACTTGGGGAAGGTTTCCAAGGTGCAAACAATCCGGGTTTATGTGGAGTCGAGTTTTCTACTTTGAGAGCTTGCAACAAAGATCAGAATTTAAACGTCAACCATATTGATACCTTGGATCGAGATCAACCCAAAAAGGCTCTTCCAGAGCCTGCAAATGTTCAGTTGCATTGTGATCACACCCATTGTTCAAAATCAAGGTTTCCTCAAATTGTCATCACTGCAGGTGTTATAGCTGTTAGTCTTACATTCGTATGTGCTGGGTTTTTGACATTCTTCAGATACCGCCGTCAAAAGCAACGGATCAGCAATACATCAAGTTCTTCTTCTCAAGGGAAACTTGGTCCTTACCAGCCTAAAGAGTTGTACACAAAAAGTCCTTCTGCACTTGTTAATATTGAGTATTATAGTGGGTGGGATCATTTGTCTAACGGCCAAAACGCTGATGCCGGTGGGTTATTGAATGACTATCTAAGTCAATTCAGGTTTAATGTAGATGAGGTTGAATCTGCAACACAGTATTTCTCGGAAGCCAGTTTACTTGGTAAGAGCAAATTCTCAGCAGTTTATAAAGGAGTTATCAGAGATGGTTCTCTTGTTGCTATCAGAAGCATCAGCGTGACATGCTGTAAAACCGAGGAAGCCGAATTTGTAAAGGGGTTGAACTTACTAACCTCTCTGAGACATGAAAACCTTGTTAGGCTGAGAGGTTTTTGTTGCTCAAGGAGTAGAGGTGAATGTTTCCTTATCTATGACTTTGCCACCATGGGTAACCTTTCCCGATATCTTGACTTGGAAGATGGAAGTGACCATGTGCTCGAGTGGTCCAAAAGAGTTTCTATCATCAACGGCATTGCAAAGG GCATTGGATATCTTCATAGCAATGATGCAAGCAAACCTACAATAGTTCACCAGAATATTTCAGTGGAAAATATTCTCCTAGAccatcaatttaatccattGATCATGGATGCTGGACTACCTAAGCTTCTTGCAGATGATGTTGTTTTCTCAGCTCTTAAAGTAAGTGCTGCAATGGGATACTTGGCTCCCGAATACATTACTACCGGACGATTTACTGAGAAGAGTGACATATACGCATTTGGAGTTATTATTCTTCAAGTTCTGTCTGGCAAGACGACAATAGGTAGTTCAATACGTACAGCAGTTGAGTCTTTCAGGTTTGATGATTCTGTTGATGCCAATCTTAGGGGAACGTATTCAAAATCTGAAGCAGCTACACTTTCAAAGCTTGCAATACAGTGTACTCATGAATCTCCTGACCAAAGACCAACAGTGGTGGATGTGATTCAGGAGTTGAGTGTGTCTTCTGCTcatttgtaa
- the LOC106777071 gene encoding probable calcium-binding protein CML13: protein MGKDLSDDQVSAMKEAFSLFDTDGDGRIAPSELGILMRSLGGNPTQAQLKSIVAEENLTAPFDFPRFLDLMVKHMKPEPFDRQLRDAFKVLDKDSTGFVSVSELRHILTNIGEKXEPSEFDEWIREVDVGSDGKIRYEDFIARMVAK from the coding sequence ATGGGTAAGGATCTGAGCGATGACCAAGTTTCTGCGATGAAGGAGGCTTTCTCTCTATTCGACACAGACGGCGACGGTCGGATCGCGCCTTCGGAGCTCGGGATCCTGATGCGGTCACTCGGAGGGAACCCAACCCAGGCCCAACTAAAGTCCATCGTAGCCGAAGAGAATCTCACTGCCCCATTCGACTTCCCCCGATTCCTTGATCTCATGGTCAAACACATGAAACCCGAACCCTTCGATCGCCAACTCCGTGACGCCTTCAAGGTCCTCGACAAGGATTCCACCGGCTTCGTCTCCGTTTCGGAGCTCCGACACATCCTCACCAACATCGGCGAGAAGNTGGAGCCCTCCGAGTTCGACGAGTGGATCAGGGAAGTCGACGTCGGCTCCGATGGCAAGATCCGCTACGAGGATTTCATTGCCAGAATGGTCGCTAAGTAG
- the LOC106776471 gene encoding uncharacterized protein LOC106776471: protein MVIIMVRGRDACWEHCVLVDATKQKVRCNYCQREFSGGVYRMKFHLAQIKNKDIVPCTEVPTDVRDHIQSILSTPKKPKTPKKHKADQAAISNGQQNSSSASGGLHHSHGYSGQNGIACPSLLFPLPSPCAQPIVDDGKKQKQDDADRKLAIFFFQNSIPFSAAKSMYYQDMVDAIAQCGVGYKAPTYEKLRSTLLEKVKADIHNDYKKYRDEWKETGCTVLCDNWSDGRIGSLAVFSVACPKGTLFLKSVDVSGHEHDSTYLFELLESVVLEVGLENVVQVITDASAGYVCAGRLLTARYSFLFWSPCVAYCIDKMLEDIGRQDWVSTVLEDAKTITQYIYSHAWILNIMKKFTGGKELIRPKITRFVTDFLSLRSIVMQEDNLKHMFSHSEWLSSMYSRRPDAQAIKSLLYSDRFWKHAHEAVSVSEPLVKLLRMVDGDMPAMGYIYEGMESAKVVIKAYYKGVEEKYLPIWEIFDQRWNIKLPSSLHVAAAFLNPSISYNPNLKKDLRMRNGFQEAMLRLATTDKDKMEITKELPTYINAEGALGTDFAILGRTLNAPGDWWNSYGYEIPTLQKAAMRILSQPCSSLWYRWNWSTFQNIHNKKQNRMKLEKFSDLVFVHCNLWLKTIFRRREAKSGAVIYDEIDCSCEWPSEIECLPPLMDDSWLDDLPLQCRGSP from the exons ATGGTTATC ATAATGGTCCGTGGAAGAGATGCCTGTTGGGAACACTGTGTCCTGGTTGACGCAACTAAACAAAAGGTCAGATGTAATTATTGTCAAAGGGAATTCAGTGGAGGTGTATACAGGATGAAATTTCACTTGgctcaaattaaaaacaaagatATTGTTCCATGCACCGAAGTTCCAACTGATGTACGAGACCATATTCAAAGTATACTAAGTACACCCAAGAAACCAAAAACTCCCAAGAAACATAAGGCAGATCAAGCTGCTATTTCAAATGGTCAACAGAATAGTTCGTCTGCTAGTGGTGGATTGCACCATAGCCATGGGTATAGTGGACAGAATGGTATTGCTTGTCCATCTTTATTATTTCCACTTCCTTCGCCATGTGCCCAGCCAATAGTGGATGATGGCAAAAAGCAAAAGCAGGATGATGCTGATAGAAAACTTGCCATATTTTTCTTCCAGAATTCTATTCCTTTTAGTGCTGCTAAATCCATGTATTATCAGGATATGGTGGACGCCATAGCTCAGTGTGGGGTAGGCTATAAAGCACCAACTTATGAGAAATTAAGGTCTACTCTTTTAGAAAAAGTGAAAGCTGATATTCacaatgattataaaaaatacaggGATGAGTGGAAAGAAACAGGCTGCACGGTCTTATGTGATAACTGGTCTGATGGTAGGATCGGATCACTTGCTGTGTTTTCTGTTGCATGCCCAAAAGGAACGTTGTTCTTGAAGTCGGTTGATGTTTCAGGTCATGAACATGACAGTACTTACTTGTTTGAGCTTTTGGAGTCAGTTGTGCTGGAAGTTGGTTTAGAAAATGTTGTTCAGGTTATCACAGATGCCAGTGCTGGCTATGTTTGTGCTGGAAGGCTTCTCACAGCGAGgtatagttttttgttttggtctCCTTGTGTCGCTTATTGTATAGATAAGATGTTAGAGGATATTGGTAGACAAGATTGGGTTAGCACAGTCCTGGAAGATGCAAAGACAATCACACAGTACATTTATAGTCATGCCTGGATtctgaatataatgaaaaagttTACAGGTGGAAAGGAATTAATCAGACCAAAAATTACTAGATTTGTCACTGATTTCCTTTCCTTGAGATCTATAGTGATGCAGGAGGATAATTTAAAGCACATGTTTTCTCATTCAGAATGGTTGTCTTCCATGTATAGCAGACGTCCAGATGCACAAGCCATTAAGTCATTGTTATATTCGGATAGATTTTGGAAGCATGCGCATGAAGCTGTGAGTGTTTCTGAGCCACTGGTTAAACTCCTAAGGATGGTTGATGGGGATATGCCTGCTATGGGTTATATATATGAAGGAATGGAGAGTGCAAAAGTTGTGATCAAGGCCTATTATAAGGGAGTCGAAGAGAAATACCTCCCAATCTGGGAAATTTTTGATCAAAGATGGAATATTAAACTTCCTTCATCACTACATGTTGCGGCTGCATTTCTTAACCCTTCAATTTCTTACAATCCAAACTTGAAGAAAGATTTGAGGATGAGAAATGGGTTTCAAGAAGCCATGCTGAGGTTGGCAACTacagataaagataaaatggaaattacCAAAGAACTTCCTACTTACATCAACGCCGAGGGTGCACTTGGGACTGACTTTGCTATCTTGGGAAGAACACTGAATGCCCCTG GGGACTGGTGGAATAGTTATGGTTATGAAATCCCAACGCTTCAGAAAGCTGCAATGAGGATACTTAGCCAACCTTGTAGTTCCCTTTGGTACAGATGGAACTGGAGTACTTTCcaaaacatacataataaaaaacagaACAGGATGAAGCTGGAAAAATTTAGTGATTTGGTTTTTGTGCATTGCAATCTTTGGTTAAAAACCATTTTCCGACGTAGGGAAGCAAAATCTGGGGCCGTTATCTATGATGAAATAGATTGTAGCTGTGAATGGCCCTCTGAGATAGAATGTTTGCCCCCACTTATGGATGATTCGTGGTTGGACGATCTTCCCCTTCAATGCAGAGGAAGTCCTTAG
- the LOC106777088 gene encoding transcription repressor MYB6: MGRQPCCDKLGVKKGPWTAEEDKKLINFILTNGQCCWRAVPKLAGLRRCGKSCRLRWTNYLRPDLKRGLLTQAEEQLVIDLHARLGNRWSKIAARLPGRTDNEIKNHWNTHIKKKLLKMGIDPVTHETLNKEATSQNSSSPAEHLSQVDNINIHQVKENGVAINSEENSTSSPAENSSGEESLLMDSICSDVSLMNSMWLDETPLMDTLWDTTPKLENEKLPMWEDNCSWLLDCQDFGIHDFDFNCSSEIESNALQTLDLDRKEL, from the exons ATGGGGAGGCAGCCTTGCTGTGACAAACTTGGAGTGAAGAAAGGTCCATGGACTGCTGAGGAAGACAAAAAGCTGATAAACTTCATTCTCACCAATGGCCAGTGCTGTTGGCGTGCTGTTCCCAAGCTTGCTGGTCTTCGCCGTTGTGGTAAGAGTTGTCGTCTTCGCTGGACTAATTATCTGAGGCCTGACTTGAAGAGAGGCCTCCTCACACAGGCAGAAGAACAGCTTGTCATTGATCTCCATGCCCGTCTTGGCAACAG GTGGTCCAAGATTGCTGCCAGGTTACCAGGAAGAACAGACAACGAGATTAAGAATCACTGGAACACACACATCAAGAAAAAGCTCCTTAAGATGGGTATTGATCCTGTTACTCATGAAACTCTCAACAAAGAAGCCACATCACAGAATAGTTCTTCCCCTGCAGAGCATCTGTCACAGGTTGATAATATTAATATCCATCAGGTTAAGGAAAATGGTGTGGCTATCAACTCGGAAGAGAATTCCACCTCATCACCAGCTGAAAATTCTTCGGGGGAGGAATCCCTTTTGATGGATAGCATTTGCAGTGATGTGTCTTTGATGAACAGCATGTGGCTGGATGAAACTCCTCTTATGGACACGTTATGGGACACTACACCTAAATTAGAGAATGAAAAATTGCCAATGTGGGAGGACAATTGTTCTTGGTTGTTGGACTGCCAGGATTTTGGAAttcatgattttgattttaattgcTCCAGCGAGATTGAATCAAATGCACTGCAAACTCTAGACCTGGACAGAAAAGAACTTTAG
- the LOC106777464 gene encoding uncharacterized protein LOC106777464, translating to MAEFNSVPHWLLILKEEKFFSRCLSHGSVKKNEKNVFCLDCCTSICLHCLPFHRSHVLLQIRRYMYNDVLRLGDAETVLNCSLVQPYTTNKTKVVFLKQRPHTRSHKGSSNICITCDRNLQDPYIFCSLSCKVHRHLLLITKSTTMEGTWNKYELSVLLDKERSRENAQQIEDSQITTDSELDSPTASGSTSSIGEGGVAETVNNSLKKKRGNVEMVPEIWYTVVNRRKGVPHRSPLY from the exons atg GCTGAGTTCAACTCAGTTCCTCATTGGCTTCTCATTCTCAAGGAGGAGAAGTTTTTCAGTCGCTGTTTGAGTCATGGCTCTGTAAAGAAGAATGAGAAGAACGTCTTTTGTTTAGATTGCTGCACGAGCATTTGCCTCCACTGTTTGCCCTTTCATCGCTCTCACGTCCTTCTGCAG ATACGGAGATACATGTACAATGATGTATTACGGCTTGGTGATGCTGAAACAGTGTTGAATTGTTCCCTTGTTCAA CCGTACACAACAAATAAAACCAAGGTTGTCTTTCTGAAACAGAGGCCTCACACTCGTTCTCACAAAGGCTCTAGCAACATTTGCATCACCTGTGACCGTAACCTTCAAGACCCTTACATCTTCTGCTCTCTGTCTTGCAAG GTGCATCGACATCTTCTACTTATTACCAAAAGCACAACCATGGAAGGAACTTGGAACAAGTATGAACTCTCTGTGCTACTTGACAAAGAACGAAGCAGGGAGAACGCACAACAGATTGAAGACAGCCAAATCACAACAGATTCAGAACTAGACTCACCCACAGCTTCTGGGTCAACGAGTAGTATCGGTGAGGGTGGTGTGGCAGAGACTGTGAATAATTCACTCAAAAAGAAACGTGGCAATGTTGAAATGGTGCCGGAGATCTGGTACACTGTGGTGAACCGGCGAAAAGGTGTTCCTCATCGATCTCCACTGTACTAA
- the LOC106777783 gene encoding pentatricopeptide repeat-containing protein At4g18975, chloroplastic — MWRLRSPRISHLVGRLSQINVVSDVKVQHHRCCQTLVSPPPSNLQQTKYDPPDTVVPRSYIGENVSRKDKTKYLYSTLLELNDSKEAVYGALDAWVAWEQNFPIASLKRILNSLEKEQQWHRVVQVIKWMLSKGQGMTMGTYGQLIRALDMDHRVEEAHKFWEMKIGSDLHSVPWQVCHVMISVYYRNNMLEDLVKLFKGLEAFDRKPRDKSIIQKVANAYEMLGLVKEKEKILVKYSHLFTEEGPTKPHRRNSFESKKDMHLTSEKPRQRQSRNTSSEEK; from the exons ATGTGGAGGTTAAGGTCACCTCGAATCTCTCATCTC GTTGGTAGATTGAGTCAAATTAACGTAGTAAGTGATGTGAAGGTGCAGCACCATCGTTGCTGTCAAACTCTAGTGTCGCCTCCTCCATCGAATCTGCAACAG ACAAAATATGATCCTCCTGACACCGTAGTTCCGAGGAGTTATATTGGGGAAAACGTATCCAGAAAAGATAAGACCAAATATCTTTACTCTACA CTTCTTGAACTCAACGACAGTAAGGAGGCTGTTTATGGTGCTCTTGATGCATGGGTTGCGTGGGAGCAAAACTTCCCCATCGCCTCATTGAAAAGAATATTGAATTCCCTTGAGAAGGAACAGCAGTGGCATAGGGTTGTGCAG GTAATTAAATGGATGCTGAGCAAAGGGCAGGGGATGACAATGGGAACGTATGGTCAATTGATACGAGCTTTAGATATGGACCATAGAGTGGAAGAAGCCCACAAATTCTGGGAAATGAAAATTGGTTCTGATTTGCATTCAGTTCCTTGGCAAGTATGTCATGTCATGATATCTGTATATTACCGAAACAACATGCTGGAAGATCTTGTTAAG CTTTTCAAGGGGCTGGAAGCTTTTGATCGAAAACCGCGGGATAAATCTATCATTCAAAAAGTGGCGAATGCATATGAGATGTTAGGCTTAgttaaagagaaagagaagataCTGGTAAAATATAGCCATCTCTTCACAGAGGAAGGACCAACTAAACCGCATAGAAGGAACTCATTTGAGTCAAAGAAAGATATGCATCTTACCTCAGAGAAACCACGTCAAAGGCAATCTAGAAATACTTCGTCTGAGGAGAAGTAG
- the LOC106777782 gene encoding flavin-containing monooxygenase FMO GS-OX-like 4 — protein sequence MPVKSIMSSTAPLLTSRHVAVIGAGATGLVAARELRREGHRVVVFERGDEVGGTWVYTPEVESDPIGLNPKRSIVHSSLYDSLRTNLPRESMGFRDYPFKKREEKGRDSRRFPGHREVLMYLQDFAARFEIYELVRFGTEVVFAGLDKGGKWRVTSASRNTDPVDEIYDAVIVCNGHYVKPRLPHIPGINVWPGKQLHSHNYRRPEPYQDKVVVLIGNSSSAVDISRDIATVAKEVHIAAWSLEEDKLGKMHGHENMWLHSMVDSVHEDGTVVFKDGNAVAADFIIHCTGYSYEFPFLETNGEVTVDDNRVGPLYKHVFPPALAPWLSFVGLPWKIVPFPQFELQSKWIAAVLSNRIALPSKEEMLEDVEAFYSSLEASGTPKRYTHNMALLQWEYNDWIADQCAFPYIEEWRKQMYLATGKNRALRPDSYRDEWEDDDLVQQAEQDFANYLI from the exons GGCGGCGCGCGAGCTCCGACGCGAGGGGCACCGGGTGGTAGTTTTCGAGCGAGGAGACGAAGTAGGAGGCACGTGGGTGTACACTCCGGAGGTGGAATCAGATCCGATAGGTTTGAACCCGAAGCGGAGCATTGTCCACTCGAGCCTCTACGATTCGCTCCGAACCAATCTGCCTCGGGAGAGCATGGGTTTCCGAGATTACCCATTCAAGAAGAGGGAAGAGAAAGGGAGGGATTCTAGAAGGTTCCCTGGTCACAGAGAGGTTTTGATGTATTTGCAGGATTTCGCAGCTCGTTTTGAAATCTATGAACTGGTGCGGTTTGGGACGGAAGTCGTGTTCGCGGGATTGGATAAGGGTGGAAAGTGGAGGGTGACGTCAGCATCGCGGAATACTGATCCTGTGGACGAGATTTACGACGCCGTCATCGTTTGCAACGGACATTATGTTAAGCCTCGTCTTCCTCATATCCCTG GTATTAACGTGTGGCCAGGAAAGCAGCTTCATAGCCATAATTATAGAAGACCTGAGCCATATCAAGATAAA GTTGTAGTTTTAATTGGCAACTCCTCGAGTGCGGTTGATATCTCTCGAGATATCGCAACGGTTGCTAAAGAAGTCCACATTGCAGCTTGGTCTCTTGAAGAAGATAAGCTAGGAAAAATGCATGGCCATGAAAACATGTGGCTTCATTCTATG GTTGACAGTGTTCATGAAGATGGTACAGTGGTTTTTAAAGATGGAAATGCAGTTGCTGCTGACTTCATCATACATTGCACAGG ATATAGCTATGAGTTTCCTTTTCTTGAAACCAACGGGGAGGTGACTGTTGATGACAACCGTGTAGGACCACTCTACAAGCATGTTTTTCCACCAGCCTTGGCTCCATGGCTTTCATTTGTTGGGTTGCCTTGGAAG ATTGTTCCCTTCCCTCAGTTCGAGTTGCAGAGCAAGTGGATTGCTGCAGTTTTGTCTAACCGCATCGCACTTCCTTCAAAAGAGGAGATGTTAGAAGATGTTGAAGCTTTCTACTCATCGCTTGAAGCCTCTGGCACACCTAAGCGTTACACTCATAACATGGCCCTTCTTcag TGGGAATACAATGATTGGATTGCGGATCAGTGTGCATTTCCTTATATTGAAGAATGGAGAAAGCAAATGTACTTGGCAACAGGTAAGAACAGGGCCTTGCGACCCGACTCTTACCGTGACGAGTGGGAGGATGATGATTTGGTTCAGCAAGCTGAACAGGATTTTGCCAATTATCTGATCTGA